From the Glycine max cultivar Williams 82 chromosome 11, Glycine_max_v4.0, whole genome shotgun sequence genome, the window ATATATAAGACAATCAAGTTGTTCATTAACAAATCAGGACATCAAGATCTTTTGTTTGTCCGCAGTTGATCAGAGTCTTACATGTATGGACTCTTTGATCCTGtttgatttaatataattatccttctttcaaaacaaaacaaaaaaataaaatatccctCCTCCCATTTCAAATTgaccaaaaaaatcatattgattgatgttttaagatttgaatagattattaaaattatattccaaTTTTACTCCCTAACAAATAATATTGTCTTGAAatacttaataatatatttataaaaattaaaaaatagagtaaaatgtTTTAGTAAAATTGGTccctaataaatatattattttagaataattaattttcttaatctaggtaaaaaaaaacattatcatatatatatatttttaaaaaaggaaagatagtgagctttttagtttttactgtAGCGTTAGTCCCGGCCCTTGCATTGAAATGTCAACACCTAGTGCTTGCATCCAAATGAAGTGGCATGACTGAACTTTCATGTCTCAACCCTCGCATCTTGTGGAAAAGCACCATATCTTGAGGAATCAATTTGAGCCCCAAATACATTATCAACGCCTACACACCTTTATATACCTTTTTATTTGACAACTACCTCCCTCGCTCCTCTTTTCCCACTACCCTTTTagcatagaaaaatatttttcacctatTAAGCAAGAGCTATGTGAGTCGATATATATGATTCTAATTGGTTGGTTCCCAAAATTGGAACCTTTATCTACTTATCACCATTACGCCCTCTTGGTATAAAGAACATTGTCTCTACTTTGCATTTACTCTATATATCTCTTTAAGATTCTctttgaaaattttgcaagagaTTGCAGGGATCAGGTATGAGTGGTGAATTACTAAGTCCCTTTTTGTGACGTTTAATAATTAATACCCCCCAAGAATCTGGGACCTTAGTTTTTGGTGAGTAATGTACACACTCACGATTCACTTAACCTACATATTATACAAATTTTAGACCTTGAGAGTCAGGACCACTCCACCGTATTATATAGTTCCATTAAAGGGAAAGATTAATAATTCATGAATAGAACTTTTCCAACGTTTATGTCACAAAAAGTGCCAGGTGAGGTGGCGATGATTAGAGGATTTAGAAAACacgaaaaaagaaaaggttgaGTGAATCAACCCTTTTCACTCCTTCAGAATTAAAAAGAGTAAATTATCTAGCTACATCATCAACTTGTGTTTGAATCGATGTTTGCTTAAAGACTAAAACTCTAATTGCCTTTGCAAAAATGTGGACAACTCTTAACCATGAACCATAGGCAGAATGGTATCTTTCTGAAGTACTTTCTGGTCGTGCACTCGTGCTATGGCTAAGAACAGGAAAGAGGAAaccttattattttttgaattaataaaaaaaatatagagaatTTCTTACATTGTTGGAGATCCCAAGTGTACCAGTGACACTGGcggattcaagaatcaagattcgaAGGAGGGGATAgtctatttaaatatatatattacatataaagatgtgtcaaaaattaaaaataagaggtttaaattaatatacaaaattagatgagacaaaatatataaaataaaaatatttacatgtaATTTTCTCACATAAGTGCGAgacaattcttaaattttaagataatatatCTAATCTTGCATGAATGTATGTGTAAAAATCTTGCATCTACTAATCATATCACATTTgactaatataaaatatataaaaatgagagaaaactCTCCCCATATTCCGATACAATAGCAATTTACATAACTTAATCACACATGATTGCTATATGATGAATAAGTTTCATGTTGAAAACAAATAGACAAAGCAAGAGCAAAACACAGACCTAATGACTCAGCTCTAGGTGTTCTGAAAGCTACTGTATGATTTCTTACTAGTCCATTGAATCCATATTTCTCTTGCATGTGTTTTACACactggagtttttttttttttttttcagtattttttGCCTACCCGACCCAACAATTTGAACGTCAACAAATGATTTACTCCACATTATGCATTGCAGACTGCAGAgtcaatattatatattttttttattaggagtGAATTAGAGATGGACAAAATAAGAAgtcaagaaataataaaaaatatttataatataaacaagaagagaaatatagtaataaaaatgttgttttaatgcATAAAGATAAGTAAAAGAAAATTCTACTATTTGGATGAgtgaaaagaagaataaaaaaataaacaaattatatgaaaatattattatattaattaaaaatttaaccttttacttcattatttttcttagatgtaaaatttttattattttaaaaataaaatatgttaaaaaaatatttgattttttaggaaattaaaaaatgaaaaaatgtataatttctCTCTCATTTCATGCCAATTTGAGAAATATATGTGTATTTCTAATGAGTTCTATGAACataacttctttcttttctaattttttatctctatttttttgcttccattttcttttctaattttttatctctatttttttgcttccattttatttgtactCAAAAGGAAGGTGAAATTGAATGTATTGTAATAACTTCGAAGGaatcaattacaatatataattgttaaacATCCACTTCCCcttgtattaattattgataCTATAAATATTGTTATATCAGTTGTTGCTGAGGAAAGGTAAAACCTGAATATTTCTATACTTACATGTATTGATATCAGTAGAATATCATTCCCAAGGCCAGATCAGGtcgtcttttttgttttatctcttgctttgcttttatttttctcttaacatttaaaaatataatcatattttaaagaatgattttttttttgttttgaaagaaataaatggGACTAAGATACACtattcaattgaatttttttcttagaagTGACCACACAATCTTATTTAATATGCCATGTGCATGAATTCAAGTCATGAATCAATTAATCCAAAAGGTTGAAGAGATATGAATGATTTTGCATCTAACCGTACATAAGACTTGAACAAATCATGGCTAACATCACGGCAATAGGAAACGACGTACTGCACAATTGCTCTTCATATTACTACATTAactctattgattaatgattaatgaatatatataggtTATTCGCAGAATGTGATTTATAATGAAAAACAAAGTGAAAGAGCTAGCTAGCCTATCAGCTTATCTTTGTGATGGACTAATGAAAATGGTACTTCACTGTTCCACCAATCAGCTGGCACACGATCCTTCAAGTACCCAACCACTAACCagagagaaaagataaaaacagtAGGACCTGTTAAAACATGGAGAAACAAACAATgtgatatggtgatatcatagTACGGGTTTCTGGTAGCCAGATACAACCCTTTTGGAATGTTGCTCTGAGCAAAGATTGGGAAACCCAATTCCAAATATATCACAAAACAGAactcaatatatataataaaatatttaactctTTCACCCCCTCTTGCCAGATTCTTCTCAGTCTTACAGATTACGTCAGTGATGAGTGATGACCACGACTTTTTAAGATACCTGATGAACACTTATCTCTCATGCCAAAAATTTGAGTCTAACTTGGATGGAATACCAAAGAGCTTCATCCAATCAAGTTTACTTTGATGCACACTGACATGAATTGCCaagttaaaattaagttttttgcTGCCACTTTGGCTTACTTCTTGTCATGCATTTGGGAGAGTGGGGAACTGATAGTTGAGAATTGAGATAAAGGATCATCTGATCTCTaaggttttaacttttaagtgtGTCTTTGGAGTGGGAGTGCATAAAAAGcaaattaattatctttctaCATTGTATCACTTAtactttttcatgttttttatgcAATTTTTGCCACTCCACCATGTATCCAAGCATGTTGCAAGAGTATGTTAGATTTCATAGTGGGAATAATGAGAATTGATTTTGGTtgcaatcaaatttgattttataaaattataaatgtttggtTATAactagataaaattaattttgcttcAAAAATCAGTTTGACTAGAAGTAATTAAAAGTAGCTTTTGCATTAGCTCAaaaaatttaccccaaattttaTAGCAAACTtgcttttaaataaataaaagtatccaaatataaatttatttactttttaactaaaatcaaattttacaaaattggtTTTAGTCAAAATAaatctattttattataaaatttctctAATTATTCATCCAAGTGTTGTTATTCAGTACAATTCATGCCCAgttttttttcactctcttgTAATTTTAAGGATTACAATGAAATCGTGGCGGGAATTTCAAACTTTGCTGATTTAAATTTACAGTTGAGATAAAGGACCCGTACTTGTCATATCGCCAATACCAAAACATATATTATTGTTGGAGATTCATGTACACTAAAcagaaaagtcaaaaaaattcataaagtttaaCCACTCAACGTTCTATGTTTCAAATGTTGTTCTTCTAGACAATTATGTTTTGGCgtatattttacaaaaacacTATTTAAACCAATCATACTAAACCAAACACCCCTTCTTTAGTTACACgtccaaaaatgatttttataattactatCAAAACAATATAAACGACATAAATGCAAACGCTCACTGACCAGCAAGAGATCAACAAGTTCATGCAATCCAAACAAACACTAAATGACAGAAAGGATTCCATAATGTTCACCCCGGCTAACCTAATTTGGGAACTTCAAGTTTTGATAAATTTAGCAATGTTATATGTTACATCGCTTTCAATTAGATGCACCCATTAAAGtaaaatgaagattaaatttgCATGACAGTTCAGCTAGTGAATTGACCAATCAAAATATACTTTGATTCTGTTATATTAATTTCTTCTAAGAAATACTTGCCATACACATACTAATATACTTTCTCCATGTGTGATATTGTGAGCAACACCAGTTAAACAAAAATTGAGGCTCAAGTTTTGAAACAGGTCGTTTTGTGAATGTTAATAATCTCATTGCCTTCTGTCATATGATTCTTTTCTTGTCTTAGTCCTATGTAGCTTAATTTCCgatatttaagattttattgtactttattttttacGAATGGTCCTCCTTAATTATTCCTTATTTGATGCTTAAATCAATCAATGTCAAGCTTTAAATATAACAAGATTATTCGTTCCCCCATATCTCTAATCAGCCTTTATGTACCTGACACGCACCTGATTTCAATCATTTTGATCCTAACAAGTTGATTAATGAATATATACAAAACACGAAAACTAATAgaagaaaactttggaaaattCCTAAGCATTAATAAGCttcaaaaaatatgaaaatatgctACTATCAAGCTTCTAATCAAATCTTTTTTTGGAACCAGATTCGTTATTTTAAACTGATTCCCCTCTCTGAATGTAAGCTTTGGCTAATAAAATCTTCTCGTACTACTTCATTTCGTGGTCACAAGACCTTCCAACTTTTGGCAATTCAGATTCCCTAATTAGCTACAACCCACTACCCTGAGCAATATATAAGCATAGCTTCACTTGCATATTCTTACACAACCTTTCCCttcaatttaagaaataaaacacTCCTTGTTCTTTTTTCCCCTTATCATTaatctttctcttccttttctagTTCTAGCTAGCAAAGTGCAACATTACAATCCCTCTTAGGCTCTTAgttgagagaagagaagaacctaaattatcattttttatcaatCATTCATGGCCTCAAGCTCTCTCAGCAAACAAAAGGCTTCTGACTCCTCTTGGACGCCAAAACAGAACAAGCTGTTTGAAAAAGCACTTGCAAAATATGACAAGGATACCCCTGAGCGCTGGCAGAATGTAGCCAAAGCAGTAGGTGGAAAATCTGCAGATGAAGTTAAGAGACACTATGAAATCCTCTTGGAGGATCTCAGACACATAGAGTCTGGCCGTGTTCCTCTTCCCAAGTACAAGTCCACAGGAAGCAGCACCAATGTTGATGAAGAAGAGAGGTAATTAATGCATCCTAACAATAACTCTATTTCCATCTTTTTTAATACACTAAATATTATACCAATACCATTAACTAACTACCTTTCTTCTAAATTCTAATACATCTCATGCATGCATTCTTCCATTCTGtcattttttacaaaatgtGAGATAGAGGGGGTTGACTTACGTTGTAGTCCATCACACAGATAAAGATTATTACAATATAGTTGCAAAACCATATTTGATGCAAAACAATTAATCCTAATGTAAAAAAAGGAGCTGCAGCTGATGACTTCGGTAGCATTGCCCTGCAACTGGGTCACTagataggaagaaaaagaagagaccaataactaaagaaaaatattacatgaaCACCTAATATGCTATTTGACACCTaaagagagggagaaaaatATAGGTATGATAGAGATTATAATATGATAGGAAAAGAGACACAAAGAGAAGTAAAAGGTGTTAGAGGAGTGTATAAAATAGTGAGATGTTTATGTATCATTACTCTAACTAAAACCATTGACacctattttcaatttttgaatgTTTTTACACGTCACTTAACTTTGTTCCCGAAGCACCATTTTCTTGCACCAATACGACATAAAAATTACTTGTTATGCGCCACAAATTTCAGTTTCAAAATTCTACACTCAATTATTTAGTCACCTGTTCAATTTGACAGCTTAGCAAAGGCAAAATTTGGTATAACTGCTTTCACTTAAAACCTTTCTTTATGTCAaactattttttgaatttgtggCAAAGACTGTTAATTACACTGATTGAAGTCATGTAACAAGAATCTTGTTGCACTGCATAAGAGGAATATATTGACTATGCATGGAAGTTCAAAAATTTCAACAGTCTTTCAGTATTAGTTGAAAGTTATAACTCAAGATTCTGTAGCAATAATGTTGCTTTTCTTTAGCTGGAGAATATTATGTCACATTGCAATAGCAATCCAAATGATCCGGAGCATGACAAAACATATGATCTTAACTGGGACCTAATGAATCACTTACCATAAACAAAAACTAACTTATTCTAGCCTAATGACCAGAACAAAAACAAGGACCTAAAACTTCTATCACAATCAGACGGATAAGTCCCTCTCACTTGGATAAATCACGTGATCATTTTGTGACAACAAATTGGCTCAGTCATGCCAAACGTCTTCTCTAGTACACATTTTTGTCACAATTTGCTGTTATTGTTAGTTTGATATTTTCATATAAACgcatgtttgattttattttaattaattatttggttgtGCCAGGCTTCTGAAGTATCTTAAACTGAATTGATGGAAGCAACGTTTATGTTATCCTGAGCTATTGGCAGCATTTATGTGGTGTTCCTTGAATCTGCAGAAATATCCTCCCCGCTGTCTCTCTCTATCTTGTGTGTCTCTGTTCTATTTCCTGCCATTGTAATTTAGattgtttcaaattttcaatgaaTTATCCTATTCTAGAAACAGTATCAGGTTCTTAATTAACCAGGATAAGGATATTCTCCCCATCCAACCTCTCTCCACACCCTTTAAAAAGGATTAACAAATGTCTTGGGTGAAAACGcacattaaaatttaagtaaaaaaaaagaggtagaCTTGCCTATAGTATTAGGTTAGCAGTAAACACCAGAAAAGTTATTACATGGTCTAGACCAATTTTCATATATacctaatcttttttttttaatttaagaaaagatAATTAATAACGTGTCACATGCAAATATTATGTAATCTcgaatcataaaataatttctccCATGCTGAGATTAACGAGATGTTATAAACGGGTTACTTTATCCTATTAAAGAAGCTGCTTCAGAATTTGTAATATTTatcagaaacaaaataaaaagaaaaaagtgaaaagtgGTTTGATTTTGCAGCTTAGTACAATAGTACCCAGTCCATTAATATTCCCTCGTACAAATCAAACGAACGCAACTCTATCCCATCTTCACGTGAACCATTTTTTCTTGTTCAAGATTGTAGATGGCTTCAACCTGAATCTGAGTTTCTTTCCGTTTTCATAAccttaaactcttgcaaattACGAGTTTTAGGCAGAAATTTGTTTTAAGGACCAAAATAAACCAGTATTTATAAGCAAAAGTTATCCTTGTCTAGTCTAGCTAGTTGCTAAAGATATAGCAAATATACTCAAAGGAATGCTCGTGAGTCGTGATTaattaaggacaaaaaaaaataaaacaagacatgcaaTGATATGCAAAACTAACAGGCATATCAAAACTAAcacacatattttatttttagtgacTCATTGATTCTCTTGATATTAATCACATGaccttaaaatagaaaaataatacttCCATTTAAAACAAGTTTTCATAAAACTGAAATCTTACATCATTTAGCATTAAAATTAGCTTaagaaataaagtttgttttcaaaataaaattaagaaaaataaataattaattaatattctttgTCAGTATGAATTacctctagttttttttttccttacattTTAAATACGAGGGATTAGgcttacaagttacaaccaTATACCTCGAAGATCAAACTGaacattttgaatttgaaaggaGCCCAGCCCAAATTAATTTGTGGATCCTAATCACCCTATAAGTTTGTTGATCTTTTTAAACCATCTTTATGAGATATTCCCTTCTGCTCTCTAGTCTTATTTAttagattaatttatattatatagaaacacgatgtttttaaaatcaagtatgatgttttttcattatttctccTCAGTCACCAAgagtatattttatataatatttgttatcAGAAAAACTTTGTGCATtgcacaattattttaaaaattaattcaattttaaaaatatagaagataaaataataataataatattaagtaattgtaaaactattttttcaagaaatgaaagagtaaaatggaggatattattttttaagtcgaaataaattaaagaaataagactttggaaatttacaataaaattgGGAAAATAAATTATGGGTTCAGTTTTGGTAGATTATTAGTATAAGAATTTTTATACTGTCAATAAATCAAAAAACaacttacttttaaaataattattgtcaaaaataataatttaattatataataattcatgATTGTGTGACGGTGTAAAGAAACCtttaaacaatttatatattctaattaaattcattggTTATTTGAAtcagatattatatatatatatatatatataattcgtTAAAGTatgtcataatttaaaatttaactcaaATTAGACATGACTAAATGTAAGTAATAATATCTGATAAATTACAAGTATAAAGTAAAAATAGGATTGTCTATTTTATCTCTCAATTTGCCTCTATGTctatttaaataactttttgtgCAAAATACCCTTTACTTTTttgttaatcaaattaataggttgaatatacttttatatgaaaatgattTTGGCGTGACAACAAATGCATACCAGtgtataaacactttttttttccatcttaattaatttttaaattcttaagaATTATGTCAATAGACCCTTCTATATAAGTAGGGGCTAAGTAACAAAGAACAAATCATGACCCTTTTTTTTAGATTCAATCTTAAGTATCGAAATCTTTTTTTAAGACAtactttctttataatttttctaatttttaaaatgaaaaatgaaaaaaaataaagattagaaCCATAAATCTGGCTTACTCTTGTTTTATGTATTTATCTGTTTATCTTGAAAAAGCCATTCAAGTTTGTTGGTATACCTTGCTGCTTGTTAATCATGCGTCTTAAGGTTGTACATTTGTTCTGTTGTTAGATAATTCATCATTGTCAATTGCGTGCTTCAAAGACCAAGGATCATATGTTGCTCAAATTAAGGTGCTTTGGAAACAGAAAAACGCCCATGCCAACATGCTTCAGGTTGATAGGAGCACTTATGCTCAGGTTAATTGATAGCAACACTTACGCCACGGTTGTTGACACCcaaattaagagaaattaacATGAATCCcatgttgatatatatatatatatatatatatatatatacacacccCATTGTTTGTTTGGCCTTGTTGGGAGTTGCAAATATTCAAGTTCAGCCACCAATGCAATGAGGAGGAACCAGGAAAAGTTTGTCTTGCTCTGTTCTGAAACTAAGGGCTTGTATGTCCGAGTCAATTGCTGATTCATGTGTGCCATGATCAATATTAAAGTAGGAAAAACTCAGCCCCAAACACATGACACAGTTAACTTTAGCACTTAATTAGTTTGTGACATGCAGTTATTATAAAGTGAAGAAGTTGAAGCCAGTCACGTTGAGTTACCTACCTATATATTCTTTGGCGCCATGCACCTTTTTCCTTCCCTATATAAAACCTGTGCTAGATGCAGAGGCATCATCACAATTCATTCATTCACATACCAGCAATTACCCTCATGCAAAAACAGTTTTTTCTAAAGTGACCAATACGATGAATCTCAATTACGTGAAAAAATGGGTTACCATTAATTACTTGATCACCAACCTGTTTCCACTGTGTTTGATTATTCCATTCATtggcatcatcatcatcatcatgattcAAGCATCCAAAATGTCTGTCATCTGCATCATTTTGACGCCACCATTGTATTCGAGCTTGTTCATGTTGTGAGGACacacaaaggtgcagatgacaaaTCATTCAAGTGTGTTCAGCAGGTGCAATACCAACATCACAACTTTGGGTCCCCTTGGGCTTCCCATGAGGGAGAAGCTTCTCTTCCTTTATAGTTTATTGGCCAATAAACTATTTTTGGTCCCAAATTTCAAGCTTGCTTTTGATCAGTTTTGCATTCCTGCTGGTAGCAAGACAGTGACTTGTGAGGTTGGGAAGAACCTGCAGCTTCTGCCAGGTGACGTGGATCGAGGCTTCTAGAATGGCTCTGCACAGATTTCGGAACACTTCCTCTGGCTCAATTTGGTATGAGTTGGCTTACATTGAGGCAAAGTGTAAGGTTAAGAAGGAAAACCGTATGTGGCAGATTGCGTTTGGGAGTGGGTTCAAGTGTAACAATGCAGTGTGGAAGGCAGAGTTACTTGGTTATCAGTATAGTGTCTACTGCAACCTTTATTACTACTTGTTATAACCGTTGCATTGGATCATTATTATAGAATTCATTATAATATAGTTAAAGCGAAGTTTTAATATGATTTGAGTGTTGCTTCATTGAAACATATTGTGCATAAAATCAGCACATGATCTGTTCCaagtgattaaaaaataaaaagcaatccaaattattttagtttggtTTTAGGCTTTTAGCTTCCTTAATAATTAACTTGCTTGCAAAAGTAGAGTTTTGTTGGAAATTTAATGCATAAAGCTGAGCATTGTGCTGATATGAGAGTATATAATCTATTAGTGCCAATTTGTTGAAGCATCGATATCTTTCTCCTGTTAAGCGTATGAAAAGGCAACAAGCTGCTACAGAAAGTACTAAAGCTTCTTATTGCTGCCCTCAAATGCAATTTAAATCCTGAATGAAAAAGCACATGGCCAACCTTTGCAACCAACCCTTTTACAAACTTTAGGTTGAAATCCCAACCATGTGTTTGTtcacttttctttggaaaatgcTGAACTTCACGAAAACAGACAAATGTCTGTGAGTATGACTAGTCAAACTACCGGTCAAAAGTTAAATGTTTTCAAAGCTCTCTGGATTATCTCTCCTCATAGATTCTGTCACActcaaaaaaattctaattatagATACAATTCCAAAAACTTATGCTTTATAATTTTAGAGATCAATTTGTCAATTTAGAATTGATTCTAtacaaattacaataataaatacTATACCGCAAATCATTAGTTATAAAGAATTCcctttaaaataagaaataaagtttTTGATAGGGATATCAATCAAAAATGGTATCGCTTTTACCTTGCCTACCTTGAGAACTATTTAGGAGTTCATGGAAATACAATTATGTGTATCTTCTGTGGAACAACAAAGCAATCAGGCAAAATTCGGATTATAAAGTACTTTGAAAATTTGCTAGAATAATCCTGCCTACAAATGTTATGAGACCACCCTATACCCAAAACACGATTGACTTAACAATCAACAATGCTCTATTTGTCGAAAAGCACTGAgcctatgattttttttcttcaaataatatAGTAAGCCATGACATGGTGCTTGCGATCTCGTAGGATTGCAATTAGTTCTGTAGAAACAATTGGACTTTTAATAATGTTCATCTCGATATCAGCAGGCTTTCCATCAAATTAAAACCAAGTCAAGAGGATGGACATGTTTCTGGACATGTTTCATGAATTCATAGGTCTGACTGTCTGAACAGAGATAAACACACACACGGACTTAAAGGATGAATACCATTTCATGTTCTCAGAACAAAAAATGCTCGTTGTATCTATTTTTCTCACCAATCTGCACACTTGAGACCCCAATCCTTTGAGAACATTGGGCGTGAAAATTGTggttttatctttcacaggcaAAAACTGTAGGTAAATTTCCGTCGAGGTTTTGTTAATTAAGTTCCTTTATTGTTTTGAAGGCTGCTTAGCCTGTTGTGTTCTGAAGAAGAATAACAAGACACGCATTCGTGAAACAGAAGATTTTCCACATCCAGCGCACAAATAGTAAAAATCATTAGAACTTCGATACTCCAATTTCTGATTATCATTTCATTAAATCGACTATAAACAACCAGATATATTGGTCAAAAACAAGAACCACGGTGACACAAAACCATAAAGATACTCAAACTCAAACACAACTAAAATTACTGAGCATAATCATAAACCCTAATCAACGACATCAAGCCCTAGTTTCTCCAGCCTCCATCACCACCGTCACCACCACGAGAGTAACCAcggtcaccaccaccaccataacCACGGTCTCTGCCACCGCCATAGCCACCGCCACCGCCACCGCCATATCCACCGCCGCCGCCATAGCCTCCACCGCCACCGCTACGGTTGTATCCCCCTCCACCACCGCGACCACCACCACCATATCCACCACCGCGACCACCACCATATCCACCACCTCCACCGCCTCCGCCGCCACCGCCACCACGGGACTGAGCTTCGTTAACAGTGATGTTACGGCCGTCAAGGTTTTGGCCGTTCATCCCTTCGATGGCGTCTTTCATGGACTGCTCCGAGGCGAAG encodes:
- the LOC100798314 gene encoding protein RADIALIS-like 4, giving the protein MASSSLSKQKASDSSWTPKQNKLFEKALAKYDKDTPERWQNVAKAVGGKSADEVKRHYEILLEDLRHIESGRVPLPKYKSTGSSTNVDEEERLLKYLKLN
- the LOC100796543 gene encoding glycine-rich RNA-binding protein GRP1A; protein product: MASSDVEYRCFVGGLAWATDDQALERAFSQYGEIVETKIINDRETGRSRGFGFVTFASEQSMKDAIEGMNGQNLDGRNITVNEAQSRGGGGGGGGGGGGYGGGRGGGYGGGGRGGGGGYNRSGGGGGYGGGGGYGGGGGGGYGGGRDRGYGGGGDRGYSRGGDGGDGGWRN